From the genome of Sediminibacter sp. Hel_I_10:
TATTGCTATCGATATACATATAGTGACGCAATAACAAATCATTATTTAAAAATAATCATTTTAGAATCATTATTGATTTTTAATAAATAGATTGCTGCTGCTGTCGTTTCAGGAAATTTTAAATGTGTTTGCCCGCTATATTCATCGAACTTAACCTCTATGATGTCTACTGTTCTACCTTGCATGTCGTACAGGGTAAAAGTATCTGTCTCGGAACTGGCCGTTACATAGAGCTCATTATGTATAACTGGGTTAGGAAAGACGACTTGTTCAAATAGGTTGGTTTCTATGGTCTCTCCTCTAAAATAAGGTACAGCGAAAGAGAAGGCCTCATTACCAATTTTTTCTCCTATAAGCCGGCCTGGGATATCATCTGCTGGAGGGTGTATTCCTCCCCAAATTCTAGAAAGGCTCGTTTGATCTGATGCGTCTTGGTACGTTGCCCATTGTAAGGTGACGTCTACTGAAGGTCCATTTTCAAAAACTAAAAATTCGTTTTGTTTGGCAGTAAACTCTCCTAGTCCACCAGGAAAAAATGCACTGCCCGTTATATCAGTTAATACTTCTGCAGCAGCTCTTGAATAAGTAGAATGTCCTGAAACATAACCTGCGAAAGGTGGAGTTACAAACGTTGGTCTTTGGTAAGGCCACCAATTTTCTGCAAGAATCCAACCGACACCTGCTTGATGATTTGTATTGGCGGAAATAAAATCTGGTCCTTTCCAAGTATAAACTTTAACCTTACCTAAACTCTCTGGATGCTGCTCTAACAACTCATCAGTCTCGCTAACAATTTCAACATATCCTTCAAGAAGGGGGATTCCCGCAACATTATAATTAGCTAACGAAGGATCAGTGCTTTGGCCTAGTAGCGCCATATTTCTAAGTGCAGAAATTGGTCGAACATAATCATACCACCCTTTTATACTCCAAGCTGAAATAGCAGCATCGTGCATAGCACCTCCGAGAATAAAATAGGATTTGACGTCCCATTCCAAAACATCTAAAATATCTCCTTGACCTTCAAACCGCTTTTCTAATAACGGATGATCGTTCACATAATTCAATATAGTAAACCAATGCCCTGGTGGTGTTTCGGAGTCTGGGCCATCTGCCCAAAATTCTGCCAAAACTCTTGTATAATCACCTCTTGGCACCATTTGTTCTTCATAAGGCTGATTCGTAATAGGGTTAAGCGAATGGCCTTGACTTATGTCTCCACCTTCTGTGAAATTGTAAAACTGCGGAAACTCACTGTAGCTCGTTGGGAGATCATTTAAAGGAATATTACCTAGCGTTTTTGGAGAAATATCCCAAATCACATTGTCACTAGGATCTAAATGAGACCCCCAGACAGAAACCAAACTAAATCCCCATTTATAAGCATCGCTTGAAGCATCTGTTTCCTCTAAATTTAAATAAGGAGGATCACCTGGGTCACGATAGACTTTATAGGTGTAGTTGTTTCTTTGGTAGTTTGTAGATAAATTCTCTGTCATTGCGAATGGCCAGACATTGCCCCATTCTGGACTCAGGAAATTAATAAGTTCTCCTTCAATCAAGTTTCCGCTTTGATCTATATATGTAGCAAGACTTAGCGGCTGCCACCGATTAGGATCATTCATAACCGATGCATTAGAAACGCCAGGAGCTAATGGATCATTTATAGTTTGATAATAGGCATTATCGAATAAGGTTGCTTCTCTTGAACCATCTAAACTTCCATAATTAATTATAGTTTGTGCCACATAATTACCTAATGCTGCAGCGTTACCAAATTTATAGTACACGGATTGGTAACTTGTATTGTAACCTAATTTCTCCATCACTAAGTCCAATAAATCCTGAGAATATTCAGCATTTGGAGAATTTTGAAATCGGAAACTTAATAGGCGATACATGGCGTAGCTTATTGCTCTTTTACGAGAAATCTCAATGCTTTCAGAAGGAATAAACGCTTCCAATTCACTATTGAAATTATGCAGCGTATTTCCAATCAGATAAGGTGTTGCTTCATCATCATAAATAGCCCATATATCATACATTGCAACGCTAGTATGAAACAAATTTCGAGCATGCACTGTAGGTCTAGCAAAATCCTTTCTAATGCACTCAAGCAAAACCTCATTCCATAATCTTGAAATTGAAATATTCTCCGGAATATCAGTGGCGCCCAAATTGACTGTGATAAGCTGCTCTTGACTAAAGCATTCGCCATCGGTCTCTCGAACACGCACACTGCCGACATCACTTAAGCCCCACAAAATTGTAATTTCATTGGTGTTTTGACCTTCTACTATTTCACCACCACTAACGATCCATTGTGCCGAAGCGGTGTTAGCAATTGCATACGAATAAACTTCTGTTGTTAACCAGCTTGAATTAGTAGCTCCTAAAATATTTTGTGCTTCTAGATAAGTACAACTCCCATCATCTACTGTAGCTTCAGGATTATAATTACAGGATAGCACGTCTAGACAACCGTAGGTTTTTTGACTTGGCAAGATGTTCATTGCGGTATATCCCTGCCCTTCAATGGCTTTTATCGTACTATCTGCCTCAAGATCCTGAAAGGTCTCAATAAGGCCAGATGGCCATTTGATTTCAAGTGATTGTACCTGTACTTCATTACCCAATCCAAAATGTACTGCTTGTAAGCTTTGTGATAAAAAACCAACCCCAGTATAATATCTTTTAAAAACACCTTGAGCTGTAGTTAAGGTCAAGGTCGTGCCTATGGCATCTCGATTAGAAGCGGTTCCCTCCAACAAGATCTTAAAGTAATGCTGGGCATTTTCCTGATCAAAATTGAGTAACTTATTTTCATAAAGAAATGAGGATTGATCTGAATTTGTGATATACATATCGATATCACCATCATTATCATAATCAAAATCAAGAATCCCGACACTAATGGTCAAATCGTTTACACCTAATTGCGAAGAGACATCTTCAAAACCGACACCACCCTCTACTGCTAGATTTTTATAGTAAACATTATTTTCTGCACCTCTCGTCTGAAAATCAAAGCCATTCGCTATAAATAAATCCTCATCTCCATCTAAATCGAAATCTGAAAAGCGCGTTCCCCATGCCCATCCTGTACCTGAAACACTATTTGATATTGAAACCTCACTAAAATGATTGGTACCGTCATTTTGCAATAAAGCATTCTCATCTATCCCAGTGATAAAAACATCAAGAGAACCATCTAAATTAAAGTCTCCTAAGGTCGCCCCCATATCGTCTAGCATACTATTTAGACCATAATTAGAAGATTGATCTAGAAACGAACTTCCATTTTGGTTGACAAAGAGGTTATTTGGTTTATTAAAATCGTTAGTGACGTACACATCCATCCATCCATCTTCATTAATATCAAACGGGATGGCCATATAACTTGCAAATACACTATTGTCCTGAACATTTGAAGACTGGGTCACGTTAGTGAAGGTCCCGTCTCCATTATTTTTATAAAGAGAATTAGAGTCGCAAAAGTCCCATTCACTAATGTACAGATCTAAAAAACCATCATTATCATAATCAAACCAGGTTGCACCTGTGTTACGGCAAAGACTATTTACCATAATTCCAGCAGATTCTGTAACCTCTGTAAATGTCCCATTTTGATTTAAAAATAATTGAACACTTTCAGAATTTGTTAAAAACAAATCAGGAAATCCATCATTATTATAGTCTCCCCAAGAGGCGCCATGTTTAAAGCCCTTTAGACCAAAAAATGTTTCCAAGTCTGGATTAAAAGGTAAGAGGTTATATAAGCCAACCTCTAAAGTGACATCTGTGAATGTGCCGTTATTATTATTCTGATAGAGCTTACTATGCGTGCTTTCATTCCCATCGAGATCTTGAGCGTGAGCCACCACAAATAGGTCTAAGTCTAGATCTCCATCATAATCTGCAGTTGCTACCCCGTTATTATTTTGCAGATCTTCAAGCCCTGCAACAATTTCGGCACGTTCAAAAGTTTGTGCATGTGTTTTTATTTGGCCCGTTAAAATAAAAACCAAAACCGCATAAACTATTGGATGAATACGTGATATTGAATTCACTTTTTTTTGATAAATATAATAATTTCTGTTTCAGAAAAAAGTGAATGCCACCAATCTCAAAACCCTCAAGTTTAAATATTCTTTCTTTTTTTCCATCGCTTTCTTAAAACAACTAAGAAAACTACAATTAATATCGTAATTGGCCATATATAAATTAATGCCAACAAAAAATGAGCAATCATCCACCATCCACTTGATAGTGCTTCTTGAGTTTTAATCCAAAATGTTTTCTCATAGGTTTCTGGCTCTTCTTTATAGGCCACTGTTTCATACAAATCAATCTGTATGGTACTATAAGATACTTTATTACTTAGATAGTTCAATCTTCCTTGTGCAACCTCAATCTCTTCTTGAATAATGCGTAATTTATCTTCTGTAGCCAAAATATCTTCGACGGTTTTTGCGTTCTTTCTGAGTATAGATTCGTATCTGGATTTTATCTCAATTTTAGTTTGAAGACGAGTGTTAACATCAATATACTCTTCGGTGACATCCTGAGTTGTTATATTTTCGTATTCAACAAACTCTACAATTTGACCAATAGAGTCCATCATCATATCAAAGTTTTGTTGCGGAATCTTAATTGTAAATCTATTTTCCTTTTTATAAAGGTTGTTTTCAAATCGCAAATCTGAAATATAGGCATCATACTTTTGAGCGATTTGCTTAATTTGGTAGGTAGAAGATTTTACGCTTCCTACCTTATACCGAGCTTGAGCTGATTTTATAATCTTTAAATCTTTAGGTGTAGGCATGCTACCTTTACTCAATTGTAAAGCATGATGATCATCGTTTGAGATAGCTTCTGAATCTTCCGAAGAAG
Proteins encoded in this window:
- a CDS encoding FG-GAP-like repeat-containing protein, yielding MNSISRIHPIVYAVLVFILTGQIKTHAQTFERAEIVAGLEDLQNNNGVATADYDGDLDLDLFVVAHAQDLDGNESTHSKLYQNNNNGTFTDVTLEVGLYNLLPFNPDLETFFGLKGFKHGASWGDYNNDGFPDLFLTNSESVQLFLNQNGTFTEVTESAGIMVNSLCRNTGATWFDYDNDGFLDLYISEWDFCDSNSLYKNNGDGTFTNVTQSSNVQDNSVFASYMAIPFDINEDGWMDVYVTNDFNKPNNLFVNQNGSSFLDQSSNYGLNSMLDDMGATLGDFNLDGSLDVFITGIDENALLQNDGTNHFSEVSISNSVSGTGWAWGTRFSDFDLDGDEDLFIANGFDFQTRGAENNVYYKNLAVEGGVGFEDVSSQLGVNDLTISVGILDFDYDNDGDIDMYITNSDQSSFLYENKLLNFDQENAQHYFKILLEGTASNRDAIGTTLTLTTAQGVFKRYYTGVGFLSQSLQAVHFGLGNEVQVQSLEIKWPSGLIETFQDLEADSTIKAIEGQGYTAMNILPSQKTYGCLDVLSCNYNPEATVDDGSCTYLEAQNILGATNSSWLTTEVYSYAIANTASAQWIVSGGEIVEGQNTNEITILWGLSDVGSVRVRETDGECFSQEQLITVNLGATDIPENISISRLWNEVLLECIRKDFARPTVHARNLFHTSVAMYDIWAIYDDEATPYLIGNTLHNFNSELEAFIPSESIEISRKRAISYAMYRLLSFRFQNSPNAEYSQDLLDLVMEKLGYNTSYQSVYYKFGNAAALGNYVAQTIINYGSLDGSREATLFDNAYYQTINDPLAPGVSNASVMNDPNRWQPLSLATYIDQSGNLIEGELINFLSPEWGNVWPFAMTENLSTNYQRNNYTYKVYRDPGDPPYLNLEETDASSDAYKWGFSLVSVWGSHLDPSDNVIWDISPKTLGNIPLNDLPTSYSEFPQFYNFTEGGDISQGHSLNPITNQPYEEQMVPRGDYTRVLAEFWADGPDSETPPGHWFTILNYVNDHPLLEKRFEGQGDILDVLEWDVKSYFILGGAMHDAAISAWSIKGWYDYVRPISALRNMALLGQSTDPSLANYNVAGIPLLEGYVEIVSETDELLEQHPESLGKVKVYTWKGPDFISANTNHQAGVGWILAENWWPYQRPTFVTPPFAGYVSGHSTYSRAAAEVLTDITGSAFFPGGLGEFTAKQNEFLVFENGPSVDVTLQWATYQDASDQTSLSRIWGGIHPPADDIPGRLIGEKIGNEAFSFAVPYFRGETIETNLFEQVVFPNPVIHNELYVTASSETDTFTLYDMQGRTVDIIEVKFDEYSGQTHLKFPETTAAAIYLLKINNDSKMIIFK
- a CDS encoding DUF4349 domain-containing protein — translated: MNGTLEKSRFKILVFVFIAFGFLSCSGDKKYNTELPLASSEDSEAISNDDHHALQLSKGSMPTPKDLKIIKSAQARYKVGSVKSSTYQIKQIAQKYDAYISDLRFENNLYKKENRFTIKIPQQNFDMMMDSIGQIVEFVEYENITTQDVTEEYIDVNTRLQTKIEIKSRYESILRKNAKTVEDILATEDKLRIIQEEIEVAQGRLNYLSNKVSYSTIQIDLYETVAYKEEPETYEKTFWIKTQEALSSGWWMIAHFLLALIYIWPITILIVVFLVVLRKRWKKRKNI